The nucleotide window TTCAGAATAATTATTTTGTGCCATTTTATCAGTATTGTGATATAATGTAAGACCTTTCCCAAAATAACTGTGGAAAGAATTATTATAAAAGGAGTATAAAAATTGAGTACACACATTAACGCACCAGAGGGAGCTATTGCAGATTCAGTTCTTCTCCCGGGAGATCCTTTAAGGGCAAAATTTATTGCAGAAAATTTTTTAACGGATGCAAAATGCTATAATGAAGTCCGTGGAATGTACGGTTTTACAGGAACCTACAAGGGTAAGAAGGTTTCTGTTCAGGGCACCGGTATGGGGCAGCCGTCTCTTTCTATTTATGTAAATGAACTTTTCCAGTTTTATGGAGTTCAGAAGGCTATTCGTGTAGGTACTTGCGGCGCCGTAAGAAAAGACATTGCCCTTCGTGAAGTTATTCTTGCACAGGGTGCCTGTTCTGATTCAGGACTTAACACCATGAGGTTTAACGGACTTCATTATGCTCCGATTGCAGATTTTGACCTGCTTAAGAATGCTTATGAAGCCAGCGTTGCAAAAGGACTTAAAACAAATGTAGGTAATATTGTTTCCAGCGATATGTTCTATGATCCAAAATCAAACTGGAAGCTGTGGGCAGAATATGGTGCAATGGGTGTAGAAATGGAAGCTGCCGAGCTTTATACACTTGCTGCAAAGTTTAACAGAAAGGCTCTTGCCGTTCTTACTGTAAGTGATCATATTCTTCTTGGCGGCGAGACAACTGCAGAAGAAAGACAGACAACATTTACAAATATGATAGAAATCGCTCTCGAAGCAATAACAAAATAAACGGGAAGAGTCATGAAACCAACGCTTTTAGTGCTTGCAGCCGGAATGGGAAGCCGTTATGGCGGAGTTAAACAGATTGATGCCGTAGGTAAAAACAATGAATGTCTTCTTGATTATGCAGCTTACGATGCCCAGCGGTGCGGTTTTGGAAAAGTTGTAT belongs to Treponema rectale and includes:
- the deoD gene encoding purine-nucleoside phosphorylase; this translates as MSTHINAPEGAIADSVLLPGDPLRAKFIAENFLTDAKCYNEVRGMYGFTGTYKGKKVSVQGTGMGQPSLSIYVNELFQFYGVQKAIRVGTCGAVRKDIALREVILAQGACSDSGLNTMRFNGLHYAPIADFDLLKNAYEASVAKGLKTNVGNIVSSDMFYDPKSNWKLWAEYGAMGVEMEAAELYTLAAKFNRKALAVLTVSDHILLGGETTAEERQTTFTNMIEIALEAITK